The following are encoded together in the bacterium genome:
- a CDS encoding AAA family ATPase — protein sequence MPYEYEHRINALRGTVHALEEEVSVLRRRLQDGPRRVRLLESRLTEAKSQLNLAGQRNEKLSAVLEEAREQLAMLRAEVDKLTTAPNPFATVLGVNSDSTVDVISGGRQMRVNAQPSIEIKELQRGQQVLVNDSMNIVEVRDFDRQGQVVTIKEILSEERLLVMAHADEERVVELAGPLQRVFLRIGDHVRIDPRHGLAYERLIRPEVEELVLEEVPDVTYDHVGGLHDQIEAIKDAVELPYVHRDLFEEYGLVAPKGVLLYGPPGCGKTLIAKAVANSLADAVARRTGHDDARSYFLNIKGPELLNKYVGETERQIRLIFQRAREKSDEGVPVIVFFDEMDSLFRTRGTGISSDVESTIVPQL from the coding sequence ATGCCGTACGAATACGAGCACAGGATCAACGCGCTCCGAGGCACCGTCCACGCGCTCGAGGAAGAGGTCTCCGTGCTGCGCCGTCGCCTCCAGGACGGCCCGCGCCGGGTCCGGCTCCTGGAGAGCCGTCTCACCGAGGCCAAGTCCCAGCTCAACCTGGCAGGCCAGCGTAACGAGAAGCTGTCCGCTGTCCTGGAGGAGGCCAGGGAGCAACTCGCCATGCTCCGGGCAGAGGTGGACAAGCTCACCACCGCCCCCAATCCGTTCGCCACGGTCCTGGGCGTCAACAGCGACAGCACCGTCGACGTGATCAGCGGGGGGCGGCAGATGCGCGTGAACGCCCAGCCCTCCATCGAGATCAAGGAACTCCAGCGCGGCCAGCAGGTGCTGGTGAACGACTCGATGAACATCGTGGAGGTGAGGGACTTCGACCGCCAGGGTCAGGTCGTCACCATCAAGGAGATCCTCTCCGAAGAGCGGCTACTGGTGATGGCCCACGCCGATGAGGAGCGGGTCGTGGAGTTGGCCGGGCCACTGCAGCGGGTCTTCTTGAGAATCGGGGACCACGTCCGCATCGACCCCCGCCACGGCCTGGCCTACGAGAGGCTGATCCGGCCTGAGGTGGAGGAACTGGTGCTCGAGGAGGTTCCCGACGTCACCTACGACCATGTGGGCGGACTTCACGACCAGATCGAAGCGATCAAGGACGCGGTGGAACTCCCGTACGTCCACCGGGACCTGTTCGAGGAATACGGGCTGGTGGCACCCAAGGGCGTCCTCCTCTACGGGCCGCCGGGATGCGGCAAGACCCTCATCGCCAAAGCGGTGGCCAACAGCCTGGCCGACGCGGTGGCCAGGCGTACGGGCCACGACGACGCCCGGTCCTACTTCCTCAATATCAAGGGTCCGGAGCTCCTCAACAAGTACGTAGGCGAGACCGAGCGGCAGATCCGGCTGATCTTCCAGCGAGCCCGGGAGAAGTCGGACGAAGGCGTGCCCGTGATCGTCTTCTTCGATGAGATGGACTCCCTCTTCAGGACCCGAGGCACCGGCATCTCATCCGACGTCGAATCCACCATCGTCCCGCAGCT
- a CDS encoding tRNA (adenine-N1)-methyltransferase, translating into MAAGIPFGEGEPALLLDDKGRKYLLQLRSTGTFQYHRGSLAHADIIGRPEGTRFTSSNGAPLIGVRPRLADYVLKMRRGPQVVYPKDLGPILVYADIRPGATVLEAGTGSGAATLALVRAVGRTGRVISCELREDHAARGRANVERYFGSIPDHLDLRVGDVREIAAEVEHDRLVLDLAEPWQVIPATAETLRPGGLVAGYVPTVPQVDRFHSALESSGRFVDVETFEILLRTWHVAGRSVRPDHGMVGHTGFVTTARCVNPP; encoded by the coding sequence GTGGCGGCGGGAATCCCGTTCGGGGAGGGCGAGCCGGCTCTCCTGCTCGACGACAAGGGGCGCAAGTACCTCTTGCAACTTCGCTCCACCGGCACCTTCCAGTACCACCGGGGAAGCCTTGCCCACGCCGACATCATCGGCCGGCCCGAGGGGACCAGGTTCACATCCTCCAACGGCGCGCCGTTGATAGGCGTCCGTCCTCGCCTGGCCGATTACGTACTCAAGATGCGGCGCGGGCCGCAGGTGGTGTACCCCAAGGATCTCGGCCCGATCCTCGTGTATGCCGACATCCGGCCCGGCGCCACCGTCCTGGAGGCCGGCACGGGCTCCGGGGCCGCCACTCTGGCCCTGGTCCGGGCGGTGGGTCGGACCGGCAGGGTGATCTCGTGCGAGCTCCGCGAGGACCACGCCGCCCGCGGACGGGCCAACGTCGAGCGCTACTTCGGCTCGATTCCAGACCACCTGGACCTTCGGGTGGGCGACGTCCGTGAGATCGCGGCCGAGGTCGAGCACGACCGCCTCGTTCTGGACCTGGCGGAGCCCTGGCAGGTCATCCCGGCCACGGCCGAGACGCTACGACCCGGAGGTCTGGTGGCCGGCTACGTCCCCACCGTTCCGCAGGTTGACAGGTTCCACAGCGCCCTGGAGTCCAGCGGGCGGTTCGTCGATGTCGAGACCTTCGAGATCCTGCTCCGGACCTGGCACGTCGCGGGCCGCTCGGTCCGCCCGGATCACGGGATGGTCGGCCATACCGGATTCGTGACCACCGCCCGATGCGTCAACCCGCCGTGA
- a CDS encoding gamma carbonic anhydrase family protein, which translates to MSRVDQTHGEPEGPVVLGSPSIHPDSFVAPGVHIYGNAVIEARAVVMFGVVIRAELDRVVVGEGSNLQDNVVMHCDPGFPCVVGRDTTVGHAAVLHSVRVGDHCLVGIGSMALTGSELGEGAWLASGAVLPEGRVIPPWTLAMGIPAKPVRRLTDDEIERQRSGVATYQQFLEAYKPLLG; encoded by the coding sequence GTGTCCCGGGTCGATCAAACCCACGGGGAGCCCGAGGGACCGGTGGTCCTGGGATCCCCCTCCATCCATCCCGACTCCTTCGTGGCGCCGGGCGTTCACATCTACGGCAACGCCGTGATCGAAGCCCGCGCCGTGGTCATGTTCGGGGTGGTTATCCGCGCCGAATTGGACCGGGTGGTGGTGGGGGAGGGATCAAACCTCCAGGACAACGTGGTGATGCATTGCGACCCCGGCTTCCCGTGTGTGGTCGGCAGGGACACCACGGTGGGACACGCCGCGGTGCTGCACAGCGTGAGGGTCGGAGACCATTGCCTGGTCGGGATCGGCTCTATGGCGCTCACCGGCTCCGAACTGGGTGAGGGCGCCTGGCTGGCGTCCGGGGCGGTGCTGCCGGAGGGACGGGTCATCCCGCCCTGGACCCTCGCCATGGGTATCCCGGCCAAGCCGGTGAGGCGGCTGACCGATGACGAGATCGAGCGGCAGAGATCGGGAGTGGCCACATACCAGCAGTTCCTGGAGGCCTACAAGCCCTTGCTGGGATGA
- a CDS encoding MBL fold metallo-hydrolase, producing the protein MPLELVTTDGLFRLDGGEWEVTNNIWLIGNDQEVLVIDAGHDHAPIVEAVAGRRVIAIVATHGHNDHINSAVALREHVDAPIMLHPDDRMLWDMVYADATPDRDLAHGATLRAAGHELAVIHTPGHSPGSCCFLDDGSGLVFSGDTLFNGGPGATGRSFSDRPTLLRSIRDMLLVLPDETVVHTGHGDSTTIGAERTGVLDRIARLGVN; encoded by the coding sequence ATGCCACTCGAACTGGTAACCACCGACGGGCTGTTCCGCCTCGACGGCGGGGAGTGGGAGGTCACCAACAACATCTGGCTGATCGGTAACGATCAGGAGGTTCTGGTGATCGACGCCGGCCACGATCACGCGCCGATAGTGGAGGCGGTAGCGGGACGGCGAGTGATTGCCATCGTCGCAACCCACGGCCATAACGACCACATCAACTCGGCGGTCGCCCTGCGTGAGCACGTAGACGCTCCCATCATGCTGCACCCCGACGACCGGATGCTGTGGGACATGGTGTATGCCGATGCCACACCTGATCGCGACCTGGCCCACGGCGCCACCCTGCGGGCGGCCGGACACGAGCTGGCAGTGATCCACACCCCTGGTCACTCACCGGGCTCGTGCTGCTTCCTGGACGATGGAAGCGGGCTGGTGTTCTCGGGAGACACCCTGTTCAACGGGGGTCCGGGGGCTACCGGACGGAGCTTCAGCGATCGGCCCACCCTGCTCCGGAGTATCCGCGACATGTTGCTGGTCCTACCGGACGAGACCGTCGTCCACACCGGCCATGGTGACAGCACCACCATCGGCGCGGAGCGAACCGGGGTGCTCGACCGGATCGCCCGGCTCGGCGTCAACTGA